The nucleotide window TTTGGCAAGGGTgagacaaggaagaagagaaagaagggtGACCACAAAGAAAGGAGGACGGTAATGGATGGAgttagtggtggtggtggtggtgataaAGTGATGAGcagatgaagaagatgatggagtGGTTAGTAGGGAGGAAAAAGATGACGCGGATAATgataaagataatttaaaatttttatgaaactcatattttatggatataaatgataattttcttttttctatagaTAAATATGTCAGTATTTTTAACTTTTGTGcatagaaataataatttactcTATATTTAATTATCTTATGTATATTACGTATAGAAATAATCCTCTAATTCGTTATTGAACACTCCAACCGGAGGTCTCCCGTTCATCTCTGATACTACATGTATATAATAGCATCCTATGgatttatattttgtctttttgtttataaatttttaaataataaatatttattagtaATAGTTCAAAAATAAGTCATACCAGAtcatttgtgaaaaaataatttgtaattaGTTTAAAATGCTAGTGGGTTACCAAAAATTCATACTTACATAGAAATTGGCAGGAACAATTAAAGTCTAGAGAAAATGGGCATGACTCATTAGAAAAAAATGGTGACTATTTCTCACCATATGACCATATCCCATCAGTAATTTATTAATCAGCGATAAACTCAGTGCTGCATTAGATTAATCCTTAACCAACTGGATGGGAGGATaccataaaaagaaaaagaccatATCTCACCATGTCAGTAACATCATGTATAACATTCCATAAAATAGTTGGtccaagaagaaaaagacacATTCCTTAAAAGTTAGAATGGATAAGGAATATGGATATAGAGAAGTGTGGTGCGGGAGATTTAGCATAGGAACTCAAAATGGCACAGCTTAGTTTGCGTAATTGTGGTAGTGGCGGCAGAAGCTCCTTGTCTCAAGTTTTAATTGTCTTTGCACTTGTGTTAGAGATCATTTGCTCTTTTCAGCTTTCAACATCTCACTCCATAGTGCAATCCCTTCCTGGATTCCAAGGACCCCTTCCTTTTGTTCTTGAAACTGGGTGGGTATAATATGATTCATTAATTCCTAAGTCATATTATGGTTATTATTCAATAATCATTGAATTCAAACTATGAAAATATGCATGGCATGGCTATGGCAATAAGGTATGTGGGTGTAGGTGAAACTGAAGAGGAGCAAGATGGTGAAGTCTTCTACTATTTCATTCACTCAGAGAACAACCCCAAAGAGGACCCTCTCCTTCTTTGGCTTACCGGTGGCCCTGGTTGCTCTGCTTTGTCTGGCCTTGTCTTTGAAGTAGGTAGGTACATACCAAACACCAAAAGCGGCGTTTGTTTACATAACAGCACAGTGAGACTGGGACATAGAGACACAAAATCGTGTTTAATAGAGGAGACATGGACAGAGACAATATATCCAAAacactaaattaatatattttatattcataacAGAAAAGATACGAAAACACTAACAAGAGATAcaactgattttttattttattattttttataattatattttttattattattattttcgtcttaaattttttaaataaaaaaataaaaataaattgaatttatgtCTCTGTGCTTTATGTCTTATTTTCAGTATTTTGTCTTGTCCTGTTTTCAGAAACAAACGCATTCAAAGGTACTATATAATGGGTCGAATCATATTTTTTGCATATTATATATGTGTGTTGTTACAGGTCCTTTATCATTTATAAACGAGGAATACAATGGGAGCTTGCCAAATCTGGTTTTGAAGCCACAGTCATGGACAAAGGTTTAGTATTAGATGAATACTTATAGGAAGTAGGAAGATGTTTCATGTGAAGATAACAACAGAAAATATTAGATAGTTTGACATATTTGATTAAACTGTGTACCAGCATCTTAACTATAATCTTTAATAAAGACATCTTCACGCGATTAGAAAAGTATTATAGTAAATAAATGTTTCAACTTAAATTTGCCCAAGTCAAATTAAACAAGTTTAGTCTTGCTTTGAGAAAATTGATCATATTTGCATGGTTTGGTGGCCAGGTAAGCAGTGTTATATTCGTAGATTTACCTGTGGGTGCTGGATTCTCTTATGCCAAAACAGAACGTGCTGTTCACCAAAGTACCCGGAAAGTAGTTCAAGATGCTCATCAATTTATTAGGAAGGTCCGTTCTAATAGTCACCCTAATCTTCATTgcattgatttttgaaaaaatacttaGTTTGGTTCTGAAGTTATACTCAAGCCTTAATTTAGTCCTTAAAATTTCAATTGCCTCAACTTAGTCcaaaaaactttttaaattttaatcacgTTAGTCTCGCGGTGGTTTCCGTCACAGAGTCAATTGAAATGTTTAGGGACTGAGGtaattaaaactttaaagaCTAAATTGAGGTTCGACTGTAACTTCACAAACCGAGTATTTTCTCATTGATATTCTATACATGTTGTTTCTATGATAAACTCCAATCTTTTCAAATACAGCATTGCATTTGCATTATCTTAACTTAAATACGTGTAGTGGCTGGTTGATCATCCGGAATTTCAATCAAATGAAGTGTACATTGCGGGTGATTCAGTGTCTGGGCTTCCCATTCCAGCAATTGTTGAAGAAATTTCAAATGGTTAAACTCCTCTGATCTAAGCTTAAATAATAGGTAGTTAATGGCCTAATGCCCTCCAATTTCTGACTGTTCAATCTCTCTCCAAATTTTATTACTCGCAGGAAATGAAGGTGGCGTCAAGCCACATATAAATCTCCAGGTTTGTgcgtttaaaaaaaaaatgggtAATAACAGCCTGTCTTTTTATATGAACTTACAACAATGCTAAGGAATCAAGAGGGTATCACCAAAAAATCAGCCAGATGCCTTTAGGTGAATTCAAAACCTCTATGTGGATGGTGCTTATACTAGGCATTAGGATGTTTCTTCTACTAAGtatcagaatgtttctttttcatactaaatagatgttcttttatatattttataaatttttttatatactaagAATCGGGATTGTTGGAAGCAGAGTTCCGTGATCCCCGTCCCTAATTCTCTAACGTATCATTcagaattttaattaaaaaacaaatgaaattaattaaatataattataaattaattaagttgtttacTTTTTTGCTAATCCCTCTTGGTTCATATACTTTTTCATTTCCTTATAATTTCAAGTAGATTGAATTTTCTATGTTATTTTGTACAGGGGTACCTGCTGGGGAATCCCTTTACAACATTTATCGAAGATAATTATGCAGTAGCATTCAATCATGGCATGGGACTCATTTCTGATGAATTATACGAGGTAAATCATTTACTAATCAATTCTCAATAGgtgtaattaataatatttcttatttttgttttaaaatgctAACATACATATCCGAATTATTTTGGTGCAATAAAATAAGTCACTAAATAGGAACTGTAAAGGAGAGTTCATTAATGTAAACCCCGGAAACAAAGCTTGTGTAAGAGACATGGAATCATACAAGGAGGTAAGCCAGCAGCCATGTATTGTTATAATTGCTTTTGATGAAACATCTGAGTGTAAATTATAAAGGTTAGAAAACTCGTGTGTCCTCAGACTATTTCAGGAATTTATGTATGCCACATTTTGGAGCCTAACTGCGAGTTCGCCTTGCGTAACCCATGGAGGAGGAGATCTCTGACTCTAACTGATCAGCTCCACAAGTTTCCGATCCTTGCAGTCCCACCCTTAAGCTGTCGGGTAACTTTTCACACCTTCAATTTTCATTAATGGAAGAGTTTAAATTTAGATTACTATTCTCATGAAATTGTCTTCATATGATAATGATAGTTAAGTGTTAAGTCCCACTTTGATCTCTGAAATTGGTGAGATGTACTGATTTAGTTCCTAACTTCTCAATTGCTACAATTTAATCTCACAGGTTTAAAAAAGTGCACCAATGTAGTCCCTCATGTATTTTCCAGTATCAGAACTCAACACCGTTAGTGACGTGACTCAAGCCTTGCCACGTTAGATTATTAACGGCCAGCTAAGCTAGAGAAAAATTCCAATAGCACTGACTtagtctttttccttttttctcttttataacCTAAAACAGAGAACGTTCTATCCAATCTTCTTCTtgtcgttcttcttctttgttgtgCAAAGTTGCTGGTATGGGATCATGATTTCAGGTGGTAGCCAGAGTTTTATTCATTCAACCACTAGGGTCCAAGTCAAAGCAGAGCACCAAGAGTACCAGGGTGGTGTGGCTGCAGATGTCGCCCTATTCTCTGCTAGTCAACGACGGAATCGAACCCTAATAAGTCATTCTTTGGATGCCCGAACTACAATATAAAAAACCATAACTTAACCTCTGTGGGCAAACACAAAAGCTTTAAATCCTTTCTCAACCTCTAGAGACGTTGATACAACGTCATTTAGTGCTTTCTTTAGTCTCAAACAACGTCATTTAGTGCTTTCTTTAGTCTAAAACGCATACAACATCGTTTTAATATGTCCAGCGTGGCAATGTTTGAGCCACATCACTAACGGTGTTAGGGTATTGTGATAGAAAATACACGAAGGACTATATTAGTGCACTTTTTTAAATCCAAGAGACCAAATGGTAACAATTGATAAGTTAGAGACTAAATCAATGTAACTCGCTAATCTCAATGACTAAAGTGGGGCTTAACTCGATAGTTAAAGATCATTAGATTGTAATTCAGTTATATATGTCAAACTATCTAATGATTTTCGCATATCATCTTCATATGATAACAACTTCATGTAACTAATTACCCTAAATTTGTTGCTAAAAGtatatcattttaatatttactATTTTCCACATCCCAGAGTCATGCATATTTACTATGTACCTATTGGGCCAATTTTGAAGATGTTCGCAAGGCACTAAACGTTCGAAAGGTATAATTGATTCGTTATACACGACGGTAACTTTAaatgatgtatatatatataacatgaaTGGCTAACTCTTGCTTCAGGGTAGTATAGGAAAATGGCAGCGCTGTAACTATGACATACTTTACGAGCATGATATTCGAAACAGCGTCCAATATCATGAAAATCTAAGCAGTAAAGGCTATCGTTCATTAATATACAGGTCGATATCATTAGTTACTTACTTTTGGTTCCATTTAGCATTGGATATGTATAATTAAATTGTAATgtattccattttttttttaataatagtgGGGATCATGACATGATAGTTCCATTCTTGGCGACCCAAGCGTGGATTCGATCTTTAAACTACACCATCGTGGATGAGTGGAGGCAATGGTACGTCAATGGTCAAGTTGCAGGGTAAGTGATATGTGCTCAAACTCCAAACTTGTTATACCATTATTGTATTTGCAGAACTATCTCAGAAGCTAAATCAATCTCATAATTTGATAGATATACTAGGACTTATTCAAATCGGATGACGTTTGCAACTGT belongs to Arachis duranensis cultivar V14167 chromosome 8, aradu.V14167.gnm2.J7QH, whole genome shotgun sequence and includes:
- the LOC107461169 gene encoding serine carboxypeptidase-like 19 isoform X2: MAQLSLRNCGSGGRSSLSQVLIVFALVLEIICSFQLSTSHSIVQSLPGFQGPLPFVLETGYVGVGETEEEQDGEVFYYFIHSENNPKEDPLLLWLTGGPGCSALSGLVFEVGPLSFINEEYNGSLPNLVLKPQSWTKVSSVIFVDLPVGAGFSYAKTERAVHQSTRKVVQDAHQFIRKWLVDHPEFQSNEVYIAGDSVSGLPIPAIVEEISNGNEGGVKPHINLQGYLLGNPFTTFIEDNYAVAFNHGMGLISDELYESLNRNCKGEFINVNPGNKACVRDMESYKETISGIYVCHILEPNCEFALRNPWRRRSLTLTDQLHKFPILAVPPLSCRSHAYLLCTYWANFEDVRKALNVRKENGSAVTMTYFTSMIFETASNIMKI
- the LOC107461169 gene encoding serine carboxypeptidase-like 17 isoform X1; its protein translation is MAQLSLRNCGSGGRSSLSQVLIVFALVLEIICSFQLSTSHSIVQSLPGFQGPLPFVLETGYVGVGETEEEQDGEVFYYFIHSENNPKEDPLLLWLTGGPGCSALSGLVFEVGPLSFINEEYNGSLPNLVLKPQSWTKVSSVIFVDLPVGAGFSYAKTERAVHQSTRKVVQDAHQFIRKWLVDHPEFQSNEVYIAGDSVSGLPIPAIVEEISNGNEGGVKPHINLQGYLLGNPFTTFIEDNYAVAFNHGMGLISDELYESLNRNCKGEFINVNPGNKACVRDMESYKETISGIYVCHILEPNCEFALRNPWRRRSLTLTDQLHKFPILAVPPLSCRSHAYLLCTYWANFEDVRKALNVRKGSIGKWQRCNYDILYEHDIRNSVQYHENLSSKGYRSLIYSGDHDMIVPFLATQAWIRSLNYTIVDEWRQWYVNGQVAGYTRTYSNRMTFATVKGGGHTATEYKPEECLGMFIRWISKRPL